Below is a genomic region from Anoxybacillus flavithermus.
CAAGGAACAAATCAATGGTCGGACATTAAAACAGAAATTACCGATACACTCGCGCCGTTTTTATACGAAAAAACGAAGCGAAAACCGATGATTTTACCGATTATTATGGAAGTGTAAAAAAAGAAGGTGCCCGTTTGGACACCTTCTTTTTTAACGTAATTTTCGAAAGAAGTCTCCCGCCTCAAGAACGTGAAGAGCGGCAGCCTAGAGATGAGGAGAAGTAAAATGTTTGCGAGAGAAAAAACAAGTTCGTGCTTTGGTATAATCACGATCCTGTCGAATGTGTTCATTGACAGAATATGTTTTGTTGAATATAATAAAAATACAAATGTGGGGTGTGTTAGTTACCCATGATTAGTCTTTCGCCACCATTAAAAATTGCACGACGAAAGGCTGGACAAGTGGCTTGAAAACTTGTCGCTCATCCGCAAGCGACTCATAAGTGGCGGACTCGAAAACTTGTCGCTCATCCGCAAGCGACTCATAAGTGGCGGACTCGAAAACTTGTCAAAAAAGAAGCGGGGTATCCGCTTCTTTTTTTAGATTGGGGTATTACGATATGTCTGAACATTTTAAAATTTATTTTATCAAGGAAGAATTTTTTTCAATCACCGACTGGACACAATATAAAGTACCTATAAAAGAGAGAAGACCTGCGTTAATTTTAGTCATTAAAAAAGAAGAATTCCCTAATGGACTGTTTTGTATCCCCATCACAAAAGATGATGATAAAGATGGAAAGATGAAAGCATTGTCGATAAAAAGACCAGATTTTATACACCCCATAAAAATCAATCGTTATGATAGTTATTTATTGATACAAAATATGTATATTATTCATAAACAATTCATTGGACAACCATATACTTTAAATGATGTTCCTTTTGAAATTAAAAATACAAAGATTCAGAGAGAAATAATGAAAAAAGTGAAAAAAGTGGATGCACTTTTGAAACAAGGAGTCATTCATTACGTACCAAGAGAAAAAGTGTTTGAAATCCAATTAAAATATCTAGAAGAGAAACAGAAAAATTCAAAAATTTCACAAATAAATAGCTATGGAAGAAGTTAGCAAGATGCTCGATCTTTTTTAAGAAGGTGCCCGTTTGGACACCTTCTTTTTATTCTCCTACGACTTCATTCTCGAAGCGGTCGATGTCTCGATCGGCGCCGATGACGATTAAAATGTCCCCTTCGTAAATGACTTCTGATGCAAGCGGTGATACGATAATGTCGTTATTTCGTTTAATCGCCACGATGTTAATGCCGTATTTGGCGCGAATGTCTAGTTCAAGGAGCGAATGACCGTGCAGTCGTTCGTTTGCGACAATTTCAACGATGCTGTGGCGATCGGATAGTTCTAAATAGTCGAGCACGTTGTTTGAAATCATATTGTTTGCAATTCGTTCGCCCATATCTCGTTCGGGATGGACGATGTGGTCAGCACCGATTTTTTTCAACACTTTTTCATGATAATCGTTCGTTGCTTTCACTGTAATTTTTTCAACGCCAAGCTCTTTTAAAATTAATGTCGTTAAAATGCTCGCTTGAATGTTATCCCCGATGGCGACGATGACGTGGTCAAAGTTACGAATGCCTAAACTTTTTAATACGTTTTCGTCCGTTGAATCCGCAACGACGGCTTGCGACGCAATTGATGCATATTCGTTCACTTTATCTTCGTTCATATCAATTGCGAGCACTTCCATGCCTTGTTCGCTTAACGTGCGGCAGACGCTACCGCCAAAGCGTCCAAGACCGATGACGGCAAATTCTTTCTTCTTCATTACAAATCCCCTCTTGTTCGATATTCATCAATGACGCGAATGATTCGTTTTTCTAACATATTCATTCCACCGCTTCCTGCTTGGTAATGGCGAAAATGACCATCTGCATCAAATATATAGTACGTCGGCACACAGCGATTATCAAACGCTTCTTTTAACCGATGGTCGTTGTCAATGAAAAGCGGATGGGTAATGCCGTATTGTTCAGCTAGCTGTTGGACGACTTCTACGTTTTCGTCGCCATCGCGTCGCGGCATATGAATGGAAATGACGTGTAATTCTCCTTCATAGCGATCGCGAAATGCGTTTACTTGCTTGATTCCTTCTTTACAAAGATGGCAACTGACCGCCCAAAAATGAATGAGCGTCGGTTTTCCAATGAGCTGTTCGCGCGTGACGTTTTCGTTAAGTACGAGCGTTGCTCCGTCTAATGATGGCATCGGTTCTCGTAGTTTCATCGTTCTTCTTCCTTTACTTTATGATTTCCTTTCCAAGTGACGTAACGAGTAAGCAGTTGAATGGCAACATCGATCGCCTCTTCGTTTGGGTTTAATTTCGCATGATGTAAGCCGAACGGAGATTGCACGCCGAGCCAAAACATAAAGCCGGGAATGCGCGCAAGCATGTAGCCGAAATCTTCGCCCGTCATCGCTTCTTGACAACGAACGAGATGGACGTCTGTTTCTTTTTCAACAAATTGCATAAATTCGTTCGTTAACGTCTCGTCGTTGTACACTTGATAATACATCGAACCGTAATCAATATGCGCTTGGCAGTCGTAAGCGACTTCGATGCCGCGCACAATCGCTTCAATGCGCCCTTTCACTTTTTCCATCGCTTCTGGTGAAAGCGTACGAATCGTTCCTTCAAGCCGTGCGCGCTCAGCGATAACGTTTTGTACCGTCCCGCTCGTTAATTTCCCAATCGTAATGACGGCGCTATCGAGCGGATTGACGTTGCGTGAGACGATCGTTTGCAGTTGCATGATAAGGGAGCTTGCCGCAACGACCATATCTTTCGTTTCATGCGGAAACGCGGCATGTCCCCCTTTGCCGATTAAATCAATAAACAGTTCGGACGTGTTCGCAAACAATAACCCTTCTTTTGTTGCGATCGTTCCGACCGGATATTCTGGAGCAATATGCAAAGCAAGGATCATATCGGGCATCCATTGTTTCATTTCGTCGCTCTCCAACATTGGAAGCGCCCCGCCCGGTCCTTCTTCGGCTGGTTGAAAAATAAACAGCATGTCATCACGAATGGGATGATGAACAACATGAGTAAGCACACCGAGCGCAATCGCCATATGCATATCGTGTCCACACGCGTGCATGCGCCCTTCATGCGTCGAGCGAAACGGAACGTCTGTTTGTTCATCGATCGGCAGCCCGTCCATATCGGCGCGATAACCGATCGTCTTCGTTGGTGCAGTTCCATGGACGCGCACGAGAATACCTGTGCGCCACGTTTTGATTTGCAGTCGCTCAGACGGAAGGGTGGCAAGATAGTCTAATATGTATTGTTGTGTTTTAAACTCTTGAAAGCCGAGTTCGGGAATTTGATGCAAATCACGGCGAATGTTTACAAACATCTCGATCCTCCTTTTGAAAAAAGCGTGGAATCGATCCACGCTTTATAGTTGACGAAGTTCTTGTTTAATTTCTACTTTTGCTTTTGTTTTTTCATCGATTTGCTTAATGACGCGCGCCGGTACGCCAGCAACGACTGTATATGGCGGCACATCTTCTGTCACGATGGCACCAGCGGCAACGACTGCACCTTTCCCGACCGTTACACCTTCTAAAATGACCGCATTTGCTCCGATCATTACATCGTCTTCTACGATAACCGGTTTTGCTGATGGTGGTTCGATGACGCCGGCAAGCACAGCGCCTGCCCCAACGTGACAGTTTTTCCCCACTGTCGCCCGTCCGCCGAGCACCGCATTCATATCAATCATTGTACCTTCACCAACAACGGCACCGATGTTAATGACCGCACCCATCATAATGACCGCGTTGTCGCCAATTTGCACTTGATCGCGAATGATTGCTCCCGGCTCGATGCGCGCTTTAATATGTTTTAAATCAAGAAGCGGAATGGCTGAATTGCGGCGGTCGTTTTCAACGACGTAGTCTTCAATCTTATGTTTGTTTGCTTCAAGTGCCGCCTCAATGTCTGCCCATTCGCCAAATACGACGCCTGTCTGCCCTGTAATAAATGTTTTCGCGCTCGGACCGAAATCGATGTCGGCAATGTCTCCTTTTATGTATACTTTCACAGGTGTTTTCTTTTTGCTGTTTTGAATAAATGAAATAATTTCATTTGCATCCATCATCATTCGAAGTTCCTCCTTGTCGTTTTATTTTTTTACTTTAACAAATGAAACAAACGGTGACAAGCTTATTGTCGCTTTTCGTACATCGAGCGATTGAACCGCTTTAAT
It encodes:
- a CDS encoding potassium transporter Trk, yielding MKKKEFAVIGLGRFGGSVCRTLSEQGMEVLAIDMNEDKVNEYASIASQAVVADSTDENVLKSLGIRNFDHVIVAIGDNIQASILTTLILKELGVEKITVKATNDYHEKVLKKIGADHIVHPERDMGERIANNMISNNVLDYLELSDRHSIVEIVANERLHGHSLLELDIRAKYGINIVAIKRNNDIIVSPLASEVIYEGDILIVIGADRDIDRFENEVVGE
- a CDS encoding thiol-disulfide oxidoreductase — protein: MKLREPMPSLDGATLVLNENVTREQLIGKPTLIHFWAVSCHLCKEGIKQVNAFRDRYEGELHVISIHMPRRDGDENVEVVQQLAEQYGITHPLFIDNDHRLKEAFDNRCVPTYYIFDADGHFRHYQAGSGGMNMLEKRIIRVIDEYRTRGDL
- a CDS encoding N-acetyldiaminopimelate deacetylase: MFVNIRRDLHQIPELGFQEFKTQQYILDYLATLPSERLQIKTWRTGILVRVHGTAPTKTIGYRADMDGLPIDEQTDVPFRSTHEGRMHACGHDMHMAIALGVLTHVVHHPIRDDMLFIFQPAEEGPGGALPMLESDEMKQWMPDMILALHIAPEYPVGTIATKEGLLFANTSELFIDLIGKGGHAAFPHETKDMVVAASSLIMQLQTIVSRNVNPLDSAVITIGKLTSGTVQNVIAERARLEGTIRTLSPEAMEKVKGRIEAIVRGIEVAYDCQAHIDYGSMYYQVYNDETLTNEFMQFVEKETDVHLVRCQEAMTGEDFGYMLARIPGFMFWLGVQSPFGLHHAKLNPNEEAIDVAIQLLTRYVTWKGNHKVKEEER
- a CDS encoding 2,3,4,5-tetrahydropyridine-2,6-dicarboxylate N-acetyltransferase, with product MMMDANEIISFIQNSKKKTPVKVYIKGDIADIDFGPSAKTFITGQTGVVFGEWADIEAALEANKHKIEDYVVENDRRNSAIPLLDLKHIKARIEPGAIIRDQVQIGDNAVIMMGAVINIGAVVGEGTMIDMNAVLGGRATVGKNCHVGAGAVLAGVIEPPSAKPVIVEDDVMIGANAVILEGVTVGKGAVVAAGAIVTEDVPPYTVVAGVPARVIKQIDEKTKAKVEIKQELRQL